GTCGTGGCCCTCGCGGAACGCTCTCGCCGCCGCCGCTCCGCCGAACCATGAACCTAGCGCGTGCGAGTTCGTTGCTGTTCGTCGTCGAACTGGTGAATACGGCTATCGGCTTCTTCGGGACGGTGTACTTCGCTCGGGAACTGGGTGCGACGCTGCTGGGGGTGTTCTTCCTGTTCGAGGCGACGCTGTACACGATGTCAACCGTCGTCGACTTCGGGCTTCGAGGAGCCGTCGAGAAGCGAATCAGTGCGGGCGACGACCCCGGGCAGATGTTCGGCGCGGCCGTCGTTCTGAAACTCGCCCTCATCGTCGTGGTGTCGGCCGCAGTTCTGGCCGTCCGCGAACCGCTCGCCGCCTACATCGGGACGGACCTCGCGCTTGAACTGGTCGGCGTCGTCGTCGTCTACGAACTGGCGATGCTCGTCGTCCACGTTCTCCAAGGGGAGCTACGGGTGGCCCAGACGGCCGTCCTGCATTTCCTGCGGAGCATGACCTTCGTCACCGTCGCCGTCGGCCTGCTCCAGTACGGCTTCGGTGTCCGAGCGCTGGTGTACGCGCTGCTGGTGAGCTACACCGTCCTGTTCGTCGGCGGGAGTCTGCGGCTCTCGACGCCTCTGTCCCGACCCGGCAAATACCATCTGAAGTCGCTGTACGACTACGCGAGGTTCAACGGCATCTGGGGGCTCGGCGGGCACGTCTACAACTGGATGGATGTCATCGTCATCGGGTTCTTCCTCTCGCAGGCCGCCGTCGGAGCCTACGAACTGGCGTGGCGCTTGACGACGACGGCCATCATGTTCAGCACCGTCTTTGCGCGGGTGCTGTTCCCGCAACTGTCGGCGTGGCAGGCCGACGGCGCGACCGAGAAGATACGTGACCTCATCTCGGACGCGATGACCACCTCGCTGCTGCTCATTGTCCCCTCCGTCGTTGGCGTCGCCATCATCGGCCGTGAAATTCTGGGCGTCATCTTCGGGCTGGAGTACACCATCGCCGCGGCCGCCTTCCTCGTGTTGATGATAGAGAAGCTCCCGCAAGCGGTGAATCTGGTCTTCGATAAGGCGATTCAGGCGTTCGACCGGCCGAAGTACGGCGCTATCGCCACCGTCATCTCGCTGTCACTGAACGTCGTCCTGAATGTCCTGCTCGTCCCGCGGTACGGACTGGTGGGGGCCGCGGCTGC
The Haloarcula sp. CBA1129 genome window above contains:
- a CDS encoding polysaccharide biosynthesis C-terminal domain-containing protein — its product is MNLARASSLLFVVELVNTAIGFFGTVYFARELGATLLGVFFLFEATLYTMSTVVDFGLRGAVEKRISAGDDPGQMFGAAVVLKLALIVVVSAAVLAVREPLAAYIGTDLALELVGVVVVYELAMLVVHVLQGELRVAQTAVLHFLRSMTFVTVAVGLLQYGFGVRALVYALLVSYTVLFVGGSLRLSTPLSRPGKYHLKSLYDYARFNGIWGLGGHVYNWMDVIVIGFFLSQAAVGAYELAWRLTTTAIMFSTVFARVLFPQLSAWQADGATEKIRDLISDAMTTSLLLIVPSVVGVAIIGREILGVIFGLEYTIAAAAFLVLMIEKLPQAVNLVFDKAIQAFDRPKYGAIATVISLSLNVVLNVLLVPRYGLVGAAAATLLSVVVNTAILGYYLGRLTTVRFPRRDVGWTVLAALAMGVALVGLTRLLSVETPVTLLAAVALSAVVYGAGVLAAPPLRVKIIENVKDLRG